In the Rubrivivax gelatinosus IL144 genome, GGCCAGCGAGGGCAAGGCCGCCTCGGCCAGGCGCTCGTCGCGCGCGAAGTTGTAGGCGACGACGGCCAGCGTGTCGCGGCCGAAGGGGCGCAGCACCAGCGTCGCCGGCAGTTCCTTCATCGCGTCGACGAAGACCAGCAGCGCCGCAGCCAGCGCCGAACGCCGCAACAGCGGCAGGTGCAGCTCGCGCCACAGCCGCCAGCCGCCGCCGCCGAGCAGGCGCGCGCTCTCGTCGACCGAGGCCGGCACGCGTGCGTAACCCGACTCCACCGACTGCAGCGCCACCGCCGAGAACCGCACCAAGTAGGCATAGACCAGGCCGAAAGCGGTGCCGGTGAACAGCGCGCCCAGCGGCGCCTCGGGCCAGACCCGCTGGACCCAGGCCACCGGCAGCAGCAGGCCGACGGCGATCACCGCGCCGGGCACCGCGTAACCCAGCGACAGCACACGCGCAGCCACCGGCAGCGGCCCGCCGCCGCCACGGCGCAGCGCGAAGCCCAGCGCCAGCGCCAGCGTGGTGGCCGCCAGCGCCGCCAGCCCGGCGAGCTCGAAGCTGTTGCGCGCCCACTCGGCGAAACGCGGCAGCGGCAGGCCGAACTCCGACACCGTCGCCTCCTGCCAGACCAGCCAGCCCAGCCAGCCGACCGGCAGCACGAAGCCCAGCAGCACCGGCAGCGCGCACAGCACGAACGCGGCCGCCGCCGCGGCGCCGCGCAGCTGCAGCGGTCGGGCCTCGGCCGAGCCGGCGCCGCCCGGGCGCGAAGCCGTGAAACGCAGCCGCTTCTGCGCCCGGCGCTCGACGACCAGCAGCAGCGCGACGACGGCCAGCAGCATCGCCGCCAGCTGCGCCGCGGCGATGCGGTCGTCCATCACCAGCCAGGCCTTGTAGATGCCGGTGCTGAAGGTCGTCAGCCCGAAATAGCTGCCGACGCCGTAGTCGGCCAGCGTCTCCATCAGCGCCAGCGCGATGCCGGCGGCGATCGCCGGGCGCGCCAGCGGCAGCGCCACTTCCAGCACGCGCCGGCGCAGCCCGGCGCCGAGCAGGCGCGCGGCTTCGAGCATCGGCGCCGCACGTTCGCCGAGCGCGGTGCGCGCCAGCAGGTAGACGTAGGGATAGAGGCAGAGCACGAACAGCAGCACCGCGCCCCAGAGGCTGCGAACGTCGGGCCACAAGGCGCCTTGCACGCCGGTCAGCTTCCGCAGGCCGACCTGCACCGGGCCGCTGAACTGCAGCGCGTCGGTCCAGGCGTAGGCCAGCACGTAGGCCGGCATCGCCAGCGGCAGCAGCAGCGCCCACTCCAGCACGCGCCGGCCCGGGAAGTCGAACAGCGTCACCGCCGCCGCCGCGCCGGTGCCGACCAGGGCGACGCCGACGCCGACGCCCGCCACCAGCAGCAGCGACTGCGCGGCGTAGCCGGCCATCACGGTCGAGGCCTGGTGGCGCAGGACTTCCAGCGCAGCGGCGTCCAGCGTCGTCCAGGCGCCGAGCACGCCGAGCACCGGCAGGGCCAGCGCCACGCACAACAGGGTCAGCAGCAATCGCATCGCGTCGCGGGCCCAGGAGCCGCCGGCGACGCGCGGCGCTCGCACCGGGGAATCCGGCGGGGCACAGTGGAAATGCGAACAATTATCATCGTCCGATGTTCCTGAACGTCGAATCCGTGTCCGTTCGCTACGGGCATCGCACGGCCCGCGCCGCCGTCGACGCGGTGTCGATCGGCCTGGCCGCTGGCGAGATCGGCGTGCTGCTCGGCCCGTCGGGCTGCGGCAAGACCTCGCTGCTGCGCGCCGTCGCCGGGCTGGAGCGCGCGGCCGCCGGCCGCATCACGATGGCCGGGCGCACGCTGTCGGACGCCGCCGCCGGCCTGCACCTGGCGCCCGAGACGCGCCGTGTCGGCATGGTGTTCCAGGACTACGCGCTGTTCCCGCACCTGACGGTGGCCGAGAACGTCGGCTTCGGGCTGAAGGCGCTGCCGCGCGCCGAACGCGAGGCGCGCATCGCGGCGATGCTGGCCCTCGTCGGCCTGGGCCACGCGGCACGGCGGGCGCCGCACCAGCTGTCGGGCGGCCAGCAGCAGCGCATCGCGCTGGCCCGCGCGCTGGCGCCGCGGCCCGAGCTGCTGCTGCTCGACGAGCCCTTCTCCAGCCTGGACGCCGACCTGCGCGAGTCGCTGGCCCAGGAGCTGCGCACGATCCTCAAGGACAGCGGCACGACGGCGCTGCTGGTGACGCACGACCAGCTCGAAGCCTTCGCGCTCGGCGACGTCGTCGGCGTGATGCACGACGGCCGGCTGGAGCAGTGGGCCGACCCGTACACGCTGTACCACCGGCCGGCGAGCCGTTTCGTCGCCGGCTTCATCGGCCACGGCGTGTTCGCGCCGGCGCGCGTCGCCGCCGACGGCGGCCGGCCGGCGCTGCAGACGCCGCTGGGCGCGCTGGCCGGCACGGCCGAATGCCCGCTGCCCGGCGCCTTCCCGGGCGACGACTGCGAGCTGCTGCTGC is a window encoding:
- a CDS encoding ABC transporter ATP-binding protein, which codes for MFLNVESVSVRYGHRTARAAVDAVSIGLAAGEIGVLLGPSGCGKTSLLRAVAGLERAAAGRITMAGRTLSDAAAGLHLAPETRRVGMVFQDYALFPHLTVAENVGFGLKALPRAEREARIAAMLALVGLGHAARRAPHQLSGGQQQRIALARALAPRPELLLLDEPFSSLDADLRESLAQELRTILKDSGTTALLVTHDQLEAFALGDVVGVMHDGRLEQWADPYTLYHRPASRFVAGFIGHGVFAPARVAADGGRPALQTPLGALAGTAECPLPGAFPGDDCELLLRADDVVHDDTSPVKACIERKAFRGAEFLYTLRLAGGERLLAHVPSHHDHAIGEWIGIRAEVDHLVTFPREAAR
- a CDS encoding ABC transporter permease; the protein is MRLLLTLLCVALALPVLGVLGAWTTLDAAALEVLRHQASTVMAGYAAQSLLLVAGVGVGVALVGTGAAAAVTLFDFPGRRVLEWALLLPLAMPAYVLAYAWTDALQFSGPVQVGLRKLTGVQGALWPDVRSLWGAVLLFVLCLYPYVYLLARTALGERAAPMLEAARLLGAGLRRRVLEVALPLARPAIAAGIALALMETLADYGVGSYFGLTTFSTGIYKAWLVMDDRIAAAQLAAMLLAVVALLLVVERRAQKRLRFTASRPGGAGSAEARPLQLRGAAAAAAFVLCALPVLLGFVLPVGWLGWLVWQEATVSEFGLPLPRFAEWARNSFELAGLAALAATTLALALGFALRRGGGGPLPVAARVLSLGYAVPGAVIAVGLLLPVAWVQRVWPEAPLGALFTGTAFGLVYAYLVRFSAVALQSVESGYARVPASVDESARLLGGGGWRLWRELHLPLLRRSALAAALLVFVDAMKELPATLVLRPFGRDTLAVVAYNFARDERLAEAALPSLAIVAVGLLPVLLLSRALRA